The following proteins come from a genomic window of Deinococcus cellulosilyticus NBRC 106333 = KACC 11606:
- a CDS encoding VWA domain-containing protein yields the protein MRIFPKTLTLGLMLVASAHATQVEIILDASGSMYTKLENGQSRIQVARSVLSGFIASLPDDPQLNVGLRVYGGKTTEGSSCEDSQLVLPISGINRTALQDTVRKTAPKGATPIAYSLQQAASDFAPGDDRKVIVLVTDGMESCGGDLKASLNPFKERGLEVDLRIIGIDLDAKAQQAFQGLGTFENTTTATGLARALGKAVEQVVQVVDEKAQLDIQLTQGGAPFQSSGTVTLTSAAGGERLVLQAQNTTGLFGGQVRVGSYSLHINTPAGVRSYSGVVVNPGQNSYRFEAADPAKPVRVTVHPSTPVMGSTITVDVQNVPEDGLDAYLRLVHPEDPDFESGFETYVGSQNGQFNVRLPEAPETLEFRYVRNRSGEIEVLGRSSPFTPRDVPATLKIANQVNAGDLLQVAWTGPANGSDYLTVVKADAPDGAFDVTLNLYGQPAVTQIRLPFQPGQYELRYMTPAGRVLGRAKFTAVQGKYSLQAPAKVKVGQDIEVQFQGPGLPNDHITLVPKEAPADRTDQHFMAEQLQGKGTLRVPQTPGEYQIRYNNGIAGQTFAVLPLTVEGVEYSVSAPKSAPAGTQINIQWKGAIAPGDYLTIVPRDTPDGHYLQTVSADTTGPVQMTVPVHPGEYELRYQSSGLNNQVMARTLITAVPRQITLTYPASVMAGSLLRVTPKGPFLSGDYLTVVPDGAPDGTYLAHVPVDGGNPVLVQTPEDAGEYEVRYMNSQNDGMVVYRQKITLTEAKATLKGPATARAGSTVKVTWTGPGASTDRVVIARKDSDASEWISEITLGQVIQLDIGLPEETGEFEVRYLTQGGKVLAALPIKVQ from the coding sequence ATGCGAATTTTCCCGAAGACCCTCACCCTGGGCCTGATGCTTGTTGCCTCTGCCCACGCCACCCAGGTGGAAATCATCCTGGACGCCTCGGGCAGCATGTACACCAAACTTGAAAACGGCCAGAGCCGCATCCAGGTGGCCAGAAGTGTGCTCTCTGGCTTCATTGCCAGCCTGCCCGATGATCCACAGCTGAATGTGGGCCTCAGGGTGTACGGGGGCAAAACCACCGAGGGGAGCAGCTGCGAGGACAGCCAGCTGGTCCTCCCCATCTCTGGAATCAACCGCACTGCGCTTCAGGACACGGTGCGCAAAACCGCTCCCAAAGGGGCGACCCCCATTGCCTACTCGCTGCAGCAGGCCGCCAGTGATTTTGCTCCGGGAGACGACAGAAAGGTGATTGTGCTGGTCACCGACGGCATGGAGTCCTGCGGTGGGGACCTGAAAGCCAGCCTGAACCCGTTCAAGGAACGGGGCCTTGAGGTGGATCTGCGCATCATTGGCATTGACCTGGATGCGAAAGCCCAGCAGGCCTTCCAGGGACTGGGCACCTTTGAGAACACCACCACCGCAACAGGGCTCGCCCGGGCGCTTGGCAAGGCCGTCGAGCAGGTGGTGCAGGTGGTGGATGAGAAAGCACAGCTCGACATCCAGCTCACCCAGGGAGGTGCTCCCTTCCAATCCAGTGGCACCGTCACGCTGACCAGTGCTGCAGGGGGTGAGCGTCTGGTGTTGCAGGCGCAGAACACAACGGGACTTTTTGGCGGGCAGGTGAGGGTGGGCAGTTACAGCCTGCACATCAACACCCCTGCAGGGGTGAGATCCTACTCTGGAGTGGTGGTCAACCCGGGGCAGAACAGCTACCGTTTCGAGGCCGCCGATCCAGCAAAACCGGTCAGGGTCACCGTGCATCCGTCCACGCCCGTGATGGGAAGCACCATCACCGTGGATGTGCAGAATGTCCCCGAGGACGGTCTGGACGCCTACCTGAGGCTGGTGCACCCTGAGGACCCCGACTTCGAGAGTGGTTTTGAAACGTACGTGGGAAGCCAGAACGGGCAATTCAACGTGCGCCTGCCGGAGGCCCCGGAAACCCTGGAGTTCCGTTACGTGCGAAACCGCTCCGGGGAAATTGAAGTGCTGGGCCGCAGCAGCCCGTTTACCCCCAGGGACGTTCCTGCGACCCTGAAAATCGCAAATCAGGTGAATGCCGGAGACCTGCTGCAGGTCGCCTGGACAGGCCCTGCCAACGGCAGCGATTACCTCACCGTGGTGAAAGCAGATGCCCCGGATGGGGCCTTTGACGTGACCCTGAACCTGTACGGACAGCCTGCCGTGACCCAGATCCGCCTTCCCTTCCAGCCAGGCCAGTACGAACTCAGGTACATGACCCCTGCAGGGCGGGTGCTGGGACGGGCGAAATTCACTGCCGTGCAGGGGAAATACAGCCTTCAGGCCCCGGCGAAAGTCAAAGTGGGGCAGGACATCGAGGTGCAGTTTCAGGGACCTGGACTCCCCAATGATCACATCACCCTGGTCCCCAAAGAAGCCCCTGCAGACCGGACCGACCAGCACTTCATGGCCGAACAACTGCAGGGCAAAGGCACCTTGCGGGTGCCGCAAACCCCAGGCGAATACCAGATCCGATACAACAATGGCATCGCTGGCCAGACCTTCGCTGTCCTTCCCCTCACCGTGGAAGGGGTGGAGTACAGTGTCAGTGCCCCGAAAAGTGCCCCTGCTGGCACCCAGATCAACATCCAGTGGAAGGGGGCCATTGCACCCGGAGATTACCTGACCATCGTGCCCAGAGACACCCCCGATGGGCATTACCTGCAGACGGTCTCTGCAGACACCACTGGCCCGGTGCAGATGACGGTGCCGGTCCATCCCGGGGAGTACGAATTGCGTTACCAGAGTTCCGGACTGAACAACCAGGTGATGGCCCGCACCTTGATCACTGCGGTGCCCAGGCAGATCACCCTCACGTACCCGGCATCGGTGATGGCAGGAAGCCTGCTGAGGGTGACCCCAAAAGGCCCCTTCCTTTCCGGCGATTACCTGACTGTGGTGCCTGACGGTGCCCCGGATGGGACTTACCTGGCGCATGTCCCGGTGGATGGGGGAAATCCGGTCCTGGTGCAAACCCCCGAGGACGCAGGAGAATACGAAGTGCGCTACATGAACAGCCAGAATGACGGGATGGTGGTGTACCGGCAGAAAATCACCCTCACCGAAGCGAAAGCCACCCTGAAAGGCCCAGCCACGGCCAGAGCAGGCAGCACGGTAAAGGTGACCTGGACGGGTCCTGGCGCAAGCACAGACCGGGTGGTGATTGCCCGCAAAGATTCAGATGCCAGCGAATGGATTTCCGAAATCACGCTGGGTCAGGTGATTCAACTGGACATCGGCCTCCCTGAAGAAACCGGGGAGTTTGAAGTGCGTTACCTCACCCAGGGCGGCAAGGTGCTGGCAGCGCTGCCCATCAAGGTGCAGTGA
- a CDS encoding VOC family protein: MKQRIHLVLLGVQNLQASVAFYEGLGWKKSPSGNPEFVLFDLGGVVMGLQSREAFAADARFQNGQGQGFPGMALAHVTTTPQEVYKMMERAASLGATIHRAAGPNPWGHSGYFADPDGHLFEVLYEDGWTFAPEGHLAIQ, encoded by the coding sequence ATGAAACAACGCATCCATCTGGTGTTGCTTGGGGTGCAAAACCTGCAAGCCTCCGTGGCGTTCTACGAAGGGCTCGGCTGGAAGAAAAGCCCATCTGGCAACCCCGAATTCGTGCTTTTTGACCTGGGAGGGGTGGTGATGGGACTGCAATCCAGGGAGGCCTTTGCCGCCGATGCCCGTTTTCAGAACGGCCAGGGGCAGGGCTTTCCAGGGATGGCCCTGGCCCACGTGACCACCACCCCCCAGGAGGTGTACAAGATGATGGAGCGGGCAGCGTCCCTGGGGGCCACCATCCACCGTGCCGCAGGCCCCAACCCCTGGGGCCACAGCGGTTACTTCGCTGACCCTGACGGTCACCTCTTTGAGGTGCTCTATGAAGACGGCTGGACATTCGCCCCGGAGGGACACCTGGCGATCCAGTGA
- a CDS encoding LexA family protein, which yields MPPRITEIRKKILSCLLKLCQKGPVTSAELARSMNMTAQAMHQHVKALEELGFVQVHRLTDRSATLTITEKAEHELGLGALPIAGQIAAGFPLTPSDHSQGFMSRLSDFFDARDGDYLLQVEGNSMTGVGIFPGDMVVVRPGTEIVEGEIAVVLIRSENLVTLKRWYVEGEDIVLVSENTAMEPMRYRREDIKLQGQLIGRLGGKPPRKNRHS from the coding sequence ATGCCCCCCAGAATCACCGAGATTCGCAAAAAAATCCTCAGCTGCTTGCTCAAACTGTGCCAGAAAGGTCCGGTCACCTCTGCGGAACTGGCCCGCAGCATGAACATGACCGCCCAGGCCATGCACCAGCATGTGAAAGCCCTCGAAGAACTGGGCTTTGTGCAGGTCCATCGCCTCACCGACCGCAGTGCCACCCTCACCATCACCGAGAAGGCAGAACATGAACTCGGGCTCGGGGCCCTGCCCATCGCCGGACAGATCGCCGCAGGTTTCCCCCTCACCCCCAGCGACCACAGCCAGGGCTTCATGAGTCGCCTCTCGGATTTCTTTGATGCCAGAGACGGAGACTACCTGCTGCAGGTCGAAGGCAACAGCATGACCGGCGTCGGGATTTTCCCCGGAGACATGGTGGTGGTGCGCCCAGGGACGGAGATTGTGGAAGGGGAAATCGCGGTGGTGCTGATCCGCAGCGAAAACCTGGTCACCCTGAAGCGCTGGTACGTCGAAGGAGAAGACATCGTGCTGGTCAGTGAAAACACAGCGATGGAACCCATGCGCTACCGCAGGGAGGACATCAAATTGCAGGGCCAGCTGATTGGTCGCCTCGGGGGGAAACCGCCACGCAAAAACCGCCACAGTTGA
- the dnaE gene encoding DNA polymerase III subunit alpha — translation MDPERHSRLNVLFCHSFFSFGAGTSSPTRLVETARRFGYTHLALIDEASMGGAVELHEACQACGLHPILGQTLQVQVELLGETLTGPVVALCEDREGYRQLNELITLQNEQGHVQPGHLRGLHVLTGGRRSLLGRLLQGDFRRARHWIQHLKGVLGGKLYLQLWHDLCHGDDRMAESMVHLARDVDLPCVVAPEIRYATEDQWPLFDALTCARLGITLDTPHELRPVNGAQAIQPWEHYLQRLPYPQAIWAANDLARRCTFELLPDRLTPAQASIPEHFSPKLYLMVRAFSGLEERYAPTKRKAAAKQLAHELGIVQKHELENFFLLATEVSDYCRENRIMAAGRGSAAGSVLCYVLGITGVDPLQHGLLFERFLHGEKKAMPDVDIDISSSRRREVLAWVEKRFGEQGREAMVANRITYRLPSAVQDLSRALGLPQQQAADLTKALGRDFRHLRPADAHRAKVVFDEILRDAPAKQVLLDLLSRMERGFVRHLAPHSGGVVLSREPLSHYSPLRVSSGGIRTLEFNKDDAETLGLIKLDLLGLRMLSTIENALSEIERVEGKRLDPSTLPDHPKVWWRISRGDNIGLFQIESPGQMQLSARNQPRNLRELAHQVALFRPGPIQSNTVHPYLRRKSGREQVPLLHPTLTPILQGTFGTVLFQEQVLRICVHFAGLNWLDADRYRKKLSAWEDQGELQELKKRFVSSAVSHHQNHPCPVSSGLAEQVFEMIAAFRGYGFAESHAYAFAQHAYTSAYLKEFFPAGYFVGVLNHEPGMYSRQTVVQECLKRGVAMLPLHINHSHVLFQVEKVGGGKGTKGIRFGLCGVKGLTENSPARIVLERSRGLYASLQDFYTRVSLTSSEYEALILAGAFDAFLPRREALYQLKTLQHSTKGGSGALFLPEVGAPEFHPPTEQDLHRWDLHFKRASESGRHIMDLYRSELQALEVLPLRVLKDGDRVRTAGWVISKQKPPSANGVAFFAVEDGPVRAQVILSPELWERERTLLRDVQLLIVEGRVQASGVNVAVVAESVWCLVQRPRAKVQVG, via the coding sequence GTGGACCCTGAGCGCCATTCAAGACTGAACGTGCTCTTCTGCCACTCGTTTTTCAGCTTCGGGGCAGGCACCTCGAGTCCCACACGGCTGGTGGAAACCGCCAGACGCTTTGGGTACACCCACCTTGCCCTGATCGACGAGGCCTCGATGGGTGGAGCGGTGGAACTGCATGAAGCCTGTCAGGCCTGCGGGCTTCACCCGATCCTCGGCCAGACCCTGCAGGTGCAGGTGGAGTTGCTGGGGGAGACGTTGACTGGACCTGTGGTCGCACTCTGTGAAGACCGGGAAGGCTACAGGCAGCTCAATGAACTCATCACCCTGCAAAACGAGCAGGGTCACGTGCAACCTGGACATTTGCGTGGATTGCACGTGCTGACCGGAGGACGCCGGAGCCTGCTGGGAAGGCTGCTGCAGGGTGACTTTCGGAGGGCCAGACACTGGATTCAGCACCTCAAAGGGGTTCTTGGGGGCAAACTGTACCTGCAACTGTGGCACGACCTGTGCCACGGGGATGACCGGATGGCAGAAAGCATGGTCCACCTTGCACGTGACGTGGACCTGCCGTGTGTGGTCGCCCCCGAAATCCGTTACGCCACCGAAGACCAGTGGCCCCTCTTTGACGCCCTGACCTGTGCGAGGCTGGGAATCACCCTGGACACCCCCCATGAACTCAGGCCGGTGAATGGTGCTCAGGCCATTCAGCCGTGGGAGCATTACCTGCAGCGCCTCCCGTACCCTCAGGCCATCTGGGCCGCCAACGATCTGGCCAGACGGTGCACTTTTGAGCTGCTGCCAGATCGGCTCACCCCTGCACAGGCAAGCATCCCGGAGCATTTCAGCCCGAAGCTGTACCTGATGGTGCGCGCCTTCAGCGGCCTGGAGGAACGCTACGCGCCCACAAAGCGCAAAGCGGCTGCAAAGCAACTGGCCCATGAACTGGGCATCGTACAGAAACACGAACTTGAAAACTTCTTCCTGCTGGCCACCGAGGTCAGTGATTACTGCCGGGAGAACCGCATCATGGCTGCGGGCCGGGGCAGTGCCGCCGGAAGTGTGCTCTGTTACGTCCTGGGCATCACAGGGGTGGACCCCCTGCAACATGGACTTCTTTTCGAGCGTTTCTTGCACGGTGAAAAAAAGGCCATGCCCGATGTGGACATTGACATCTCCAGTTCCCGCCGCCGGGAGGTGCTGGCGTGGGTGGAGAAGCGCTTCGGTGAGCAGGGAAGAGAGGCGATGGTGGCAAACCGCATCACCTACCGCCTGCCGTCTGCTGTGCAGGACCTTTCCCGTGCGCTGGGGTTGCCGCAGCAGCAGGCAGCGGACCTCACCAAAGCCCTGGGCAGGGACTTCCGGCACCTGAGGCCAGCGGACGCCCACAGGGCAAAAGTGGTGTTTGATGAAATCCTCAGGGATGCCCCGGCAAAACAGGTCCTGCTGGACCTGCTTTCCCGCATGGAGCGTGGATTTGTGCGTCACCTCGCCCCGCACAGTGGCGGGGTGGTGCTCTCCAGAGAGCCCCTCTCGCACTACAGTCCCCTGCGGGTCAGTTCGGGGGGCATCCGCACCCTGGAATTCAACAAGGACGATGCCGAAACGCTGGGCCTCATCAAGCTGGATCTGCTGGGGCTCAGGATGCTGTCCACCATCGAAAATGCCCTCTCGGAAATCGAGCGGGTGGAGGGGAAGCGCCTGGACCCCTCCACTTTGCCTGACCATCCGAAAGTCTGGTGGCGGATCTCGCGGGGGGACAACATCGGCCTCTTTCAAATCGAGTCTCCGGGTCAGATGCAGCTCTCGGCCAGGAACCAGCCCAGAAACCTCAGGGAACTCGCCCACCAGGTGGCCCTTTTTCGTCCGGGTCCCATCCAGTCGAACACCGTCCACCCGTACCTGAGGCGCAAATCCGGCCGGGAGCAAGTGCCCCTTTTGCACCCCACCCTCACACCCATCTTGCAGGGCACTTTCGGGACGGTGCTCTTTCAGGAGCAGGTCCTGAGGATCTGTGTGCACTTTGCGGGGCTGAACTGGCTGGACGCTGACCGCTACAGGAAGAAACTCTCGGCCTGGGAGGACCAGGGGGAGTTGCAGGAATTGAAGAAACGCTTTGTGTCCAGTGCCGTGTCGCACCACCAGAACCATCCCTGTCCGGTGTCCAGTGGGCTGGCAGAGCAGGTCTTTGAGATGATCGCGGCGTTCCGGGGGTACGGTTTTGCAGAGTCCCATGCGTACGCCTTTGCCCAGCACGCCTACACCAGTGCTTACCTGAAGGAGTTTTTTCCTGCCGGGTACTTTGTGGGGGTGCTCAACCATGAACCGGGCATGTACTCCCGCCAGACGGTGGTGCAAGAATGCCTCAAACGAGGGGTTGCCATGCTGCCCCTGCACATCAACCACAGCCACGTGCTTTTTCAGGTGGAAAAAGTTGGGGGAGGCAAGGGGACAAAAGGCATCCGTTTTGGCCTGTGCGGGGTGAAAGGCCTTACAGAAAACAGCCCGGCCCGCATCGTGCTGGAGCGGTCTCGTGGACTTTATGCGTCCCTGCAGGACTTCTACACCCGCGTGTCCCTCACCTCCAGTGAGTACGAAGCGCTCATTCTGGCCGGGGCCTTTGACGCCTTTTTGCCCCGCAGAGAGGCCCTGTACCAGTTGAAAACCTTACAGCACAGCACAAAAGGTGGAAGTGGAGCCCTGTTTCTGCCTGAAGTGGGTGCCCCAGAGTTTCACCCACCCACGGAACAGGACCTGCACCGCTGGGACCTGCACTTCAAGCGGGCTTCTGAATCCGGGCGTCACATCATGGACCTGTACCGATCCGAACTTCAGGCCCTGGAGGTGCTGCCCCTCAGGGTCCTCAAAGATGGGGACCGGGTGCGCACGGCAGGCTGGGTGATCTCCAAACAGAAACCCCCCAGTGCAAATGGGGTGGCTTTTTTTGCCGTTGAGGACGGACCTGTACGTGCACAGGTGATCCTTTCTCCAGAGTTGTGGGAAAGAGAGCGCACCCTGCTCAGGGACGTGCAACTGCTGATTGTGGAGGGTCGGGTGCAGGCGAGTGGGGTGAATGTGGCGGTGGTGGCAGAGTCGGTGTGGTGCCTGGTGCAAAGGCCCAGAGCGAAGGTGCAGGTGGGTTGA
- a CDS encoding DinB/UmuC family translesion DNA polymerase — MPIVAIHFIPFAFHNLPEDQPRVSLKEGRALHVCEKAAALGVTQDMPESAVRLRATDAKIVQDSSPELSRQWQDFLLQVFHFSPNVESLREGVCLITCSAYDAHQIQHQFGCPVGVGDTREQALIAATVATRSRVRTVLDFDAFSQEVPITSLSVLGIKQETLERLSWLGVTTLGDLKTWSRKQIQHYFGIEARPIIGLFFEKNVWVARYNLPKEIISSFSFESPVQEPCDIDPALKRMGEHLFQKLSGLHPRKLVLTAGTPIGNLWSSRNVKDPVQKQDTLQHLMRLALDDSFAVQFGIEKLEVRLMDLYQLGEQKTLFQQKPSSKDAVKLVHQRFAGVMFHYQIHDPFSQARDQRFQKLPFDEEE, encoded by the coding sequence ATGCCCATTGTTGCCATCCATTTCATTCCTTTTGCATTTCACAACCTCCCTGAAGACCAGCCCAGGGTCTCCCTCAAAGAGGGCCGTGCCCTCCATGTGTGCGAAAAAGCCGCAGCCCTCGGGGTGACACAAGACATGCCAGAAAGTGCCGTGAGGCTGAGGGCCACTGACGCAAAAATCGTGCAGGACTCCAGTCCAGAGCTCTCCCGACAGTGGCAGGATTTCCTGTTGCAGGTGTTTCACTTCAGCCCCAACGTGGAAAGCCTCAGAGAGGGGGTGTGCCTGATCACCTGCAGTGCGTACGATGCCCACCAGATCCAGCACCAGTTCGGCTGTCCGGTTGGGGTGGGGGACACCCGCGAGCAGGCCCTCATTGCTGCCACCGTCGCGACCCGAAGCAGGGTGCGTACTGTGCTGGACTTTGATGCGTTCTCGCAGGAGGTCCCCATCACCTCGCTCTCGGTGCTGGGCATCAAACAAGAAACCCTCGAGCGTTTGAGTTGGCTGGGCGTGACCACCCTTGGAGACCTCAAAACCTGGAGCCGCAAGCAAATTCAGCATTACTTTGGCATTGAGGCCAGACCGATCATCGGCCTGTTTTTTGAAAAGAACGTCTGGGTGGCGAGGTACAACCTGCCAAAAGAAATCATCAGCAGCTTCAGCTTCGAAAGTCCCGTTCAGGAGCCGTGCGACATCGACCCCGCCCTGAAACGCATGGGGGAGCACCTCTTTCAGAAACTTTCGGGCCTGCACCCCAGAAAACTGGTGCTCACTGCAGGGACCCCCATCGGAAACCTGTGGTCTTCGAGGAACGTCAAGGACCCGGTGCAGAAACAGGACACCTTGCAGCACCTGATGCGTCTGGCCCTTGATGACAGTTTCGCAGTGCAGTTCGGCATCGAGAAACTCGAAGTGCGCCTGATGGACCTGTACCAGCTGGGCGAACAGAAAACGCTCTTCCAGCAGAAGCCCTCTTCAAAGGACGCTGTAAAACTTGTCCACCAGCGTTTCGCCGGGGTGATGTTCCACTACCAGATTCACGATCCTTTTTCTCAGGCCAGAGACCAGCGGTTTCAGAAGCTTCCTTTCGACGAGGAGGAGTGA
- a CDS encoding YncE family protein, whose amino-acid sequence MTVFKMLLLGVSLLGGASARDLYASLQTVPAPVAGSSCMLDFEACIASDTVGNQLFFVPGVNENRAVYAFDAVTGKTRQVMPLSFPVCDLKFINDHQFYLRGLDLTLHDLKDLTHPLKAQLPRGYVNSCEDDMLSLSPGINKVVFTSTQGDIMHSEIGKAEAVLDLKGNDSFNEMGSVDGNNVYFIDDHYSVVKLDLNTRKTQKIAENEYLPRALMADPATHRVYFSSSKPKLCQLNIYDPASKKLQTLQVEVCATVIKKTPQGEILLAGRFGGILVLDAQGKVLQRMKEQKNISSVEFLQDGTLCVILEDSSLHLYRRNS is encoded by the coding sequence ATGACTGTCTTCAAAATGCTTTTGTTGGGTGTCTCCCTGCTGGGAGGGGCCAGTGCCAGAGACCTTTACGCGTCCCTGCAAACCGTTCCCGCTCCGGTGGCGGGATCTTCCTGCATGCTGGACTTCGAGGCCTGCATTGCGTCAGACACGGTGGGAAACCAGCTCTTTTTTGTTCCCGGTGTGAATGAAAACCGGGCTGTGTATGCCTTTGATGCTGTCACTGGAAAGACCCGGCAGGTGATGCCCCTTTCTTTTCCGGTGTGTGATCTCAAGTTCATCAACGACCACCAGTTCTACCTGCGGGGCCTTGACCTGACGTTGCACGACCTGAAGGACCTGACGCACCCCCTGAAAGCCCAGTTGCCCCGGGGTTATGTGAACAGCTGTGAAGACGACATGCTCTCCCTGTCTCCGGGCATCAACAAGGTGGTTTTCACCAGCACCCAGGGGGACATCATGCACAGTGAAATCGGCAAGGCGGAGGCAGTGCTGGACCTCAAAGGCAACGACAGTTTCAATGAAATGGGCAGTGTGGACGGCAACAATGTGTATTTCATTGACGACCACTACAGCGTGGTGAAGCTGGACCTGAACACCCGCAAAACCCAGAAAATTGCAGAAAATGAATACCTTCCACGTGCCCTCATGGCAGACCCTGCAACCCACCGGGTGTATTTCTCCAGCAGCAAACCCAAACTCTGCCAGCTGAACATCTACGATCCTGCCAGCAAAAAACTCCAGACGCTGCAGGTGGAGGTGTGTGCCACCGTGATCAAGAAGACCCCCCAGGGAGAAATCCTGCTGGCGGGACGTTTTGGCGGCATCCTGGTGCTGGATGCCCAGGGCAAGGTCCTGCAACGGATGAAAGAACAGAAAAACATCTCATCGGTGGAATTCCTGCAGGACGGGACCCTCTGTGTGATCCTGGAAGACAGCAGTTTACACCTGTACCGGCGCAATTCCTGA
- a CDS encoding N-acyl homoserine lactonase family protein, whose product MRQTSIKRLYLMEVGSMPEYQIPVVCYLVQTRDGKNILIDTGLPETIPQEEADFENGQDVIQQLSRIGLTPDNIDTVISTHYDIDHAGRHGAFTRAKYVVQQVHHEDALSGNPRYAALRAEWDQPMERIQLVQGDMELFPGLQLLETSGHVPGHQSVLLELPETGKVLLTVDAVPFAEGFTRDAPLNDHNPDPEQARKSTLKLLDLVEHGQVNLVIFGHERAQWDGLKKLPEFYG is encoded by the coding sequence ATGCGTCAAACAAGTATAAAACGTCTTTATCTGATGGAAGTGGGGTCCATGCCCGAATACCAGATTCCGGTGGTGTGCTACCTGGTGCAAACCAGGGACGGCAAAAACATCCTGATCGACACGGGCCTCCCAGAAACGATCCCGCAAGAGGAAGCGGACTTCGAGAACGGCCAGGACGTGATCCAGCAACTCTCCAGGATCGGTCTGACCCCAGACAACATTGACACCGTGATTTCCACCCACTATGACATTGACCATGCTGGACGGCATGGGGCCTTCACTCGCGCCAAATACGTGGTGCAGCAGGTTCACCATGAAGACGCCCTGTCCGGCAACCCCCGTTATGCGGCCCTGAGAGCTGAATGGGACCAGCCGATGGAACGCATCCAGCTGGTGCAGGGGGACATGGAACTCTTTCCCGGTCTGCAACTGCTTGAAACCAGCGGACATGTGCCAGGGCACCAGTCGGTGCTGCTGGAATTGCCAGAGACAGGAAAGGTCTTGCTCACAGTGGACGCTGTCCCTTTCGCTGAGGGCTTCACCCGGGACGCTCCACTGAACGACCACAACCCCGACCCTGAACAGGCCCGGAAGAGCACCCTCAAACTGCTGGATCTGGTGGAACACGGACAGGTCAACCTGGTCATCTTCGGGCATGAGCGGGCACAGTGGGATGGCCTGAAGAAGCTGCCTGAATTTTACGGTTGA
- a CDS encoding SOS response-associated peptidase — MCGRITGHHDGHFIWNIKYHGPWNFARELRPTEPYPIIRKRPGTDELEALSARWGLIPSFCQGEEDLKKFKLTFNARSETAHTLPSYRRPFQTQRCLVQISNFVEWKRDGKRKEKFLFSSASGGPLIVAGLWDFWMGKEGLVHSFTLLTCPPNKTVSSFHDRMPVILGQASAREWLEQRTVTQLQTLLRPCPSSWLTVTPADPVLVAV, encoded by the coding sequence ATGTGCGGACGCATCACCGGACACCACGACGGACACTTCATCTGGAACATCAAATACCACGGCCCCTGGAATTTCGCACGAGAACTCAGGCCCACCGAGCCCTACCCGATCATCCGAAAAAGGCCCGGCACCGATGAACTGGAAGCCCTCTCTGCCCGCTGGGGTCTGATTCCCTCTTTCTGTCAGGGAGAAGAGGACCTCAAAAAATTCAAGCTGACCTTCAATGCCCGCTCCGAAACCGCCCACACCCTGCCCAGTTACCGCAGGCCCTTCCAGACCCAGCGTTGCCTCGTGCAGATCTCGAATTTCGTGGAGTGGAAGAGGGACGGCAAACGCAAAGAGAAGTTTCTGTTTTCCAGTGCCAGTGGTGGCCCCCTCATCGTGGCCGGGCTGTGGGATTTCTGGATGGGCAAAGAGGGACTCGTGCACTCTTTCACCCTTCTGACCTGCCCCCCAAACAAAACCGTCTCCAGCTTTCATGACCGGATGCCCGTGATTCTGGGCCAGGCCAGTGCGAGGGAGTGGCTGGAGCAGCGCACCGTGACCCAGTTGCAAACCCTCCTCAGACCCTGCCCTTCATCCTGGCTGACCGTCACCCCTGCAGATCCAGTGCTGGTGGCGGTGTGA